One window from the genome of Bacillus kexueae encodes:
- a CDS encoding pyridoxal phosphate-dependent decarboxylase family protein, which produces MMNVNDLRTWFPSIDGNEEQRKILLSGIERIIRELDEMKDPEKLTLGDMPNYTEDYYNKIAEKSIVPEAGANYDDVISSIMELSKGHRFINRNYVANATPLANVASILGNLLMVLLNGNNIWDVDGSAAANAEVRVTSMLSKIVGYDPDMSSGYTTWGGQGAVFNSLRMAIARMFPHSNETGVPNNLYCFCSELSHFSLYKSMEATGIGTNNLIRVKVNPDHSMDLNDLREKMEEVIRKGGIPLYVLATMGTTDTFGIDDLSAIKTLTTQLEDQYGLAPIFIHADTAMGGMYTFFNDYDYEKNPLQFEAEVVEVLKGYTAKFKHIHLADSMVFDFHKLGQTPYITSLFLVKDKMNFQYVDLDPEETPYVGNRGYGSYHTSYTLECSRMGSSIAIYASLLAFGKEGYQQLLANYVRVNLQFRKRLLEVFSNAAVTNEVAPVTTFRFYPNEVIWEKELQGQATLSELQEVNEFNDRFAELIGIHRDTIYFGNTKKQRKVHVIDHDERQSVYAHKLYTVSPYTTVEDVEHYIAFLKQYMDIHTKELAYA; this is translated from the coding sequence ATGATGAACGTAAATGATTTGAGAACATGGTTTCCAAGTATTGATGGAAATGAAGAACAGCGAAAGATACTGTTAAGCGGGATCGAACGGATTATCAGAGAATTGGACGAGATGAAAGATCCTGAAAAACTAACATTAGGTGATATGCCGAACTATACGGAAGATTACTACAACAAAATTGCAGAAAAAAGCATCGTACCCGAAGCTGGTGCCAATTATGATGATGTTATTTCCTCTATTATGGAGCTTTCGAAAGGGCATCGCTTTATCAATCGAAATTACGTTGCTAATGCAACACCACTTGCCAATGTTGCAAGTATTTTAGGGAACTTGTTAATGGTTCTGTTAAACGGAAACAACATTTGGGATGTAGATGGATCTGCTGCTGCTAACGCAGAAGTTCGAGTTACGAGCATGCTTTCAAAAATTGTAGGATACGACCCAGATATGAGTTCAGGGTATACGACATGGGGAGGACAAGGAGCCGTTTTTAATTCACTTAGAATGGCAATAGCGAGAATGTTCCCGCATTCAAATGAAACGGGCGTTCCGAACAACTTGTATTGCTTCTGTTCAGAGCTTTCGCACTTTAGCTTGTATAAGTCGATGGAAGCGACAGGAATCGGTACAAATAATTTAATACGGGTGAAAGTAAATCCTGACCATTCAATGGATTTAAATGATCTTCGTGAAAAGATGGAGGAAGTCATTCGTAAAGGTGGCATTCCGCTATATGTATTAGCGACCATGGGGACAACGGACACATTCGGCATTGATGATTTAAGTGCGATTAAAACATTGACGACACAGCTAGAAGACCAATACGGTTTAGCTCCAATTTTCATTCATGCAGATACAGCAATGGGCGGAATGTACACGTTCTTTAACGATTACGATTACGAGAAGAACCCTTTACAGTTTGAAGCCGAAGTGGTTGAGGTATTAAAAGGATATACAGCGAAATTTAAACATATCCATTTAGCAGACAGCATGGTGTTTGATTTCCACAAGCTTGGTCAAACTCCGTACATTACGAGCTTATTTCTTGTGAAGGATAAAATGAACTTCCAATATGTAGATTTAGATCCAGAAGAAACGCCTTATGTAGGGAATCGTGGATATGGAAGCTATCATACGAGTTATACGCTAGAATGTTCTCGAATGGGAAGCTCCATTGCCATTTACGCATCTCTCCTTGCCTTTGGAAAAGAAGGGTATCAACAATTGTTGGCAAATTATGTTCGAGTGAACCTACAATTCCGGAAACGTCTGTTAGAAGTATTTTCAAATGCGGCCGTAACGAATGAAGTTGCCCCGGTGACAACGTTCCGCTTTTATCCGAATGAAGTAATTTGGGAAAAGGAATTACAAGGGCAGGCAACGTTAAGTGAATTGCAAGAAGTAAACGAATTTAACGATCGATTCGCCGAGCTCATTGGGATTCATCGTGATACCATTTATTTCGGTAATACGAAAAAGCAACGAAAAGTACATGTCATTGACCATGACGAGCGTCAATCGGTTTATGCTCATAAACTATATACCGTATCTCCATATACGACAGTGGAGGATGTTGAGCATTACATTGCTTTCTTAAAACAATATATGGACATTCATACGAAAGAACTTGCTTATGCATAA
- a CDS encoding sodium-dependent transporter: MCFMKHEQWASKLGFILASAGAAIGLGAMWKFPYVAGTSGGGAFFLLFLFFALFLGYPLLVGEFTIGRHAQSDAILTYKKLAPNTYWFLTGWIGIVVSFIVLSFYSVVGGWILLYTVKAMTGQLSGLTQEEYGALFGLIISSPVEPLISQFIFILLTIIVVASGIQKGIERASKWMMPALFVLFIVLVIRSLTLDGAMEGLKFLFVPDFSAITSSTILFALGQAFFTLTLGVSVMVTYSSYLSKEHSLPKSAVSIVILNIVIAMLAGMAIFPGIFTYGFEPGEGPALVFIVLPAVFNQLPFGIFFLTIFLLLFLFAALTSAFSMIEIIVAAIAKDDAKKRKTATWVIGILIFIVGIPSCLSFGAMSDVTFWGKTVFDLMDYVASNILIPIGALCISLFISFKVPVNTLKEEMEQGSSIGQTFFKIWFFLIRYVTPVAIIIVFLDTLGLLNFLKS, from the coding sequence GTGTGCTTCATGAAGCATGAACAATGGGCTTCTAAGCTAGGCTTTATATTAGCTTCTGCAGGTGCAGCTATCGGCTTAGGAGCAATGTGGAAATTCCCATACGTTGCGGGAACAAGTGGAGGTGGCGCTTTCTTTTTACTGTTTTTATTTTTTGCTTTATTTTTAGGCTATCCTCTTCTCGTTGGGGAATTTACGATCGGCCGTCACGCACAAAGTGATGCTATACTGACATACAAAAAACTCGCGCCCAATACATATTGGTTTTTGACAGGCTGGATTGGGATTGTAGTAAGTTTTATCGTTTTATCGTTCTACAGTGTAGTAGGCGGGTGGATTTTACTTTATACCGTTAAAGCGATGACTGGTCAATTAAGCGGTCTAACTCAAGAGGAGTACGGTGCACTATTTGGATTAATTATTTCAAGCCCTGTTGAACCGCTTATTTCACAATTTATTTTTATTTTGCTAACAATTATCGTTGTGGCAAGTGGGATTCAAAAAGGGATTGAACGTGCGAGCAAATGGATGATGCCTGCACTATTTGTGTTGTTTATTGTCCTAGTTATTCGCTCATTAACGTTAGATGGAGCAATGGAAGGACTGAAGTTTTTATTTGTTCCAGATTTCAGTGCCATTACTTCAAGTACGATTTTATTTGCACTTGGTCAAGCTTTTTTCACGTTAACATTAGGGGTATCGGTTATGGTAACGTACAGCTCCTACTTAAGTAAAGAACATAGCTTGCCAAAATCAGCTGTATCTATTGTTATATTAAACATTGTTATTGCTATGTTGGCTGGTATGGCCATATTCCCGGGAATTTTCACGTATGGTTTTGAACCTGGGGAAGGGCCAGCACTTGTATTCATTGTCTTGCCGGCTGTCTTTAACCAACTTCCATTCGGAATCTTTTTCTTAACTATTTTCTTACTGTTATTCTTATTTGCAGCCCTTACGTCTGCTTTTTCAATGATTGAGATCATTGTTGCTGCCATTGCGAAAGATGATGCGAAAAAGCGGAAAACGGCAACATGGGTAATCGGAATTCTTATTTTCATCGTTGGAATCCCATCATGTTTATCGTTTGGGGCGATGAGTGATGTCACATTTTGGGGCAAAACGGTCTTTGACTTAATGGACTATGTTGCAAGTAACATTTTAATTCCAATTGGCGCTTTATGTATTTCGTTGTTCATTTCTTTCAAAGTGCCAGTTAACACGTTAAAAGAAGAAATGGAGCAAGGGTCATCGATCGGCCAAACTTTCTTTAAAATTTGGTTCTTCTTAATTCGATACGTAACACCAGTTGCGATTATTATCGTCTTTTTAGATACGCTTGGACTATTAAACTTTTTAAAATCTTAA
- a CDS encoding pirin family protein encodes MIQIIRANDRFFANHGWLKSYHSFSFGSYYDPNNMNFGPLRVLNDDYVAPLRGFGAHPHEEMEIVSIVLKGYLRHEDSTGESATTTFGGVQRMTAGTGVIHSEVNPSKDEEVNFLQLWFLPEEKGLTPSYENTTFSIEKMKDDWLPIVTKNPQSAEVAHIHQDLTIYLTEMDKGIERSFEQSKQRKTFVFVLEGEVLLNGGHTLGKRDSARIDQEENVTFTATKSAQIMLIDLP; translated from the coding sequence ATGATTCAAATTATTCGAGCTAATGACCGGTTTTTTGCGAATCACGGGTGGTTAAAATCGTATCACAGCTTTTCTTTTGGTTCTTATTATGATCCAAATAATATGAATTTTGGTCCGTTACGTGTACTAAATGATGATTATGTTGCGCCGTTGAGAGGCTTCGGCGCGCATCCACACGAGGAGATGGAAATAGTCTCGATTGTGTTAAAAGGATATTTACGTCATGAAGATAGTACAGGGGAATCTGCAACGACTACGTTCGGAGGAGTTCAACGGATGACAGCTGGAACAGGGGTTATTCATTCAGAAGTGAACCCGTCAAAGGACGAGGAAGTGAACTTCTTACAGTTGTGGTTTTTACCTGAAGAAAAAGGGCTTACCCCATCATACGAAAATACAACATTTTCAATTGAAAAAATGAAAGATGATTGGCTTCCAATTGTGACAAAAAATCCACAGTCAGCTGAAGTGGCCCATATTCATCAAGACTTAACCATTTATTTAACAGAAATGGACAAAGGAATTGAGCGTTCATTTGAACAATCAAAGCAACGAAAAACGTTCGTATTTGTCCTTGAAGGAGAAGTGCTATTAAACGGAGGGCATACGCTAGGAAAAAGAGATTCTGCAAGAATAGATCAGGAAGAAAACGTAACATTCACCGCTACCAAATCAGCCCAGATCATGTTGATTGATTTACCGTAG
- a CDS encoding DUF3267 domain-containing protein, whose translation MKEHVVKISMLKVQVFGGLVSLLTLFLTLTLHSMIHGEIVLTVTFASIGWFLIGVFGFIFLHEFFHLLGFKLFGKVGLNDIKWGFNLKMMVAHTHAKKPIPVHAMKKALFLPFIPTGMLPLLIGLSINELGLSLLGAILISGCIGDFILYQKLRSFDNHSLVMDHPTKPQFTVFER comes from the coding sequence ATGAAAGAACATGTCGTAAAAATTTCGATGCTAAAAGTACAAGTTTTTGGTGGGCTTGTTAGTTTATTAACATTGTTTTTAACACTCACTCTTCACTCCATGATCCATGGAGAAATCGTGTTAACAGTAACGTTTGCGTCCATCGGATGGTTTCTTATAGGTGTTTTTGGATTTATTTTTCTTCATGAGTTTTTTCATCTTCTCGGTTTCAAGCTTTTTGGTAAGGTCGGTTTGAATGATATAAAATGGGGATTTAATTTAAAAATGATGGTAGCCCATACACACGCGAAAAAGCCAATACCTGTTCATGCGATGAAAAAAGCGCTTTTTCTTCCATTTATACCGACAGGGATGCTCCCCCTCCTAATCGGATTAAGTATAAATGAACTGGGCCTTTCATTATTAGGCGCCATTTTAATTTCTGGCTGCATTGGAGATTTTATTTTATACCAAAAATTAAGATCTTTTGACAACCATTCACTCGTTATGGACCATCCTACTAAGCCGCAATTTACCGTATTTGAAAGATAA
- a CDS encoding acyl-CoA dehydrogenase family protein: MNVDIFVNGKLEKWIRQIEEWKDIFEARAIENDRDATFPFQNFNDLKNHGFFQLTVPKKYGGEEVSLYEFLLIQEYLGEADGATALSLGWHNGIVMKIREDQSWNENAYESICLEIVKQGVLMNSCATEPASGSPARGGKPQTVATKVGSDYIINGHKTFTSLAPILDYFIVTATIEDSGEVGEFLIPREKEGLSIKPTWDTLSMRATRSDDLLLENVRVSSEALVSIRKNSKEKKPQGWLLHIPACYLGIAKAARNVAVDFAKEYTPGSLRHPISEIPEVRRKVALMDIEIKKARHMMYHVAKLWDEKPELRSQLGDELASVKHVVTNSAVEIVDIAMRLVGGQSLHRSFPLERLYRDVRAGLHNPPADDLTYMMIGNRAFEENN; this comes from the coding sequence ATGAATGTAGATATTTTTGTAAATGGGAAGCTTGAGAAGTGGATACGTCAAATTGAAGAATGGAAGGATATTTTCGAAGCACGTGCCATTGAAAATGATCGGGATGCAACGTTTCCATTTCAAAACTTTAATGATCTCAAAAATCATGGTTTTTTCCAATTAACAGTACCGAAAAAATATGGGGGAGAAGAGGTTTCTTTATATGAATTTCTATTAATACAAGAATATTTAGGTGAAGCTGATGGGGCGACGGCTCTTTCACTCGGTTGGCATAACGGCATTGTGATGAAAATACGAGAAGACCAATCATGGAATGAAAATGCATATGAATCTATTTGTCTTGAAATTGTCAAGCAAGGTGTTTTAATGAATAGCTGTGCGACTGAACCAGCATCAGGAAGTCCTGCAAGAGGGGGAAAGCCACAAACAGTTGCGACAAAAGTTGGCAGCGACTATATAATCAATGGACATAAAACATTCACCTCCCTTGCCCCAATTCTCGATTATTTCATCGTTACAGCAACCATTGAAGATTCAGGGGAAGTAGGAGAGTTTCTCATTCCGAGGGAGAAAGAAGGCTTATCGATCAAACCGACGTGGGATACATTAAGTATGCGAGCGACTCGAAGTGATGATTTATTATTGGAAAATGTCCGCGTGTCGAGTGAAGCGCTCGTCTCGATTCGAAAGAATTCCAAAGAAAAAAAGCCTCAAGGATGGCTTTTACATATTCCGGCATGTTATTTAGGAATCGCAAAAGCAGCACGAAATGTGGCCGTGGACTTTGCAAAAGAGTATACGCCAGGAAGCCTTCGTCATCCAATCAGTGAGATACCTGAAGTTCGAAGGAAAGTAGCGCTCATGGATATAGAAATTAAAAAAGCGAGACATATGATGTACCATGTTGCAAAACTATGGGATGAAAAGCCTGAATTACGCTCTCAGTTGGGGGACGAATTGGCGTCAGTGAAACACGTTGTGACCAATAGTGCAGTCGAAATTGTTGATATAGCAATGCGATTAGTTGGAGGTCAAAGCTTACACCGGAGTTTTCCGTTAGAGCGCTTATACCGTGATGTCCGTGCTGGCCTACATAATCCTCCAGCAGATGATTTAACATATATGATGATTGGTAATCGCGCGTTTGAGGAGAACAACTAA